One window of Pseudomonas sp. ML2-2023-3 genomic DNA carries:
- the cobW gene encoding cobalamin biosynthesis protein CobW: MKTLAKTPVTIVTGFLGSGKTTLLRHMLDNAQGRRIAVIVNEFGELGIDGEILKQCTIGCTEEEANGRVYELANGCLCCTVQEEFFPVMRELVARRGDIDHILIETSGLALPKPLVQAFQWPEIRSACTVDAVITVVDSPAVAAGTFAAFPDQVDAQRKLDPNLDHESPLHELFADQLASADLVILNKADLISPEDLAKVRAEVAEELPPAVKIIEASSGRLPLDVLLGLGAGSEDHIDGRHSHHDHHHDGDDDHDDHDHDAFDSISIELPEGEERVLMEALTQLVVKHGILRVKGFAAIPGKPMRLLIQGVGTRFDKHFDRAWGRDEARTTKLVLIGQDLDAALLESTLRTALSV; the protein is encoded by the coding sequence ATGAAAACACTGGCCAAAACCCCCGTCACCATCGTTACCGGCTTTCTCGGCTCGGGCAAAACCACGTTGTTGCGCCATATGCTCGATAACGCACAGGGCCGTCGCATTGCCGTGATCGTCAACGAATTCGGCGAGTTGGGCATCGACGGCGAAATTCTCAAGCAGTGCACCATCGGCTGCACTGAAGAAGAAGCCAACGGTCGCGTCTATGAATTGGCCAACGGCTGCCTGTGCTGCACCGTGCAGGAAGAGTTCTTCCCGGTCATGCGTGAGCTGGTGGCTCGTCGTGGCGATATCGATCATATCCTGATCGAAACCTCCGGCCTGGCCCTGCCAAAACCGTTGGTGCAAGCCTTCCAGTGGCCAGAAATCCGCAGCGCCTGCACCGTGGATGCGGTGATTACCGTGGTCGACAGCCCGGCCGTGGCCGCTGGCACCTTTGCCGCGTTCCCGGACCAGGTTGATGCCCAGCGCAAGCTTGATCCGAACCTGGACCATGAGTCGCCGCTGCACGAGTTGTTCGCTGACCAACTGGCCAGTGCCGACCTGGTGATCCTCAACAAGGCCGACCTGATCAGCCCTGAAGACCTGGCAAAAGTGCGCGCCGAAGTGGCTGAAGAACTGCCGCCAGCGGTCAAGATCATCGAAGCCAGCAGCGGCCGCTTGCCGTTGGACGTGTTGCTGGGTCTGGGCGCAGGCTCTGAAGATCATATCGATGGCCGCCACAGCCACCACGACCATCACCACGACGGCGATGATGACCACGACGATCACGACCACGACGCTTTCGACTCGATTTCCATCGAGCTGCCGGAGGGCGAGGAGCGTGTACTGATGGAAGCGCTGACCCAGTTGGTGGTCAAACACGGCATTCTGCGGGTCAAGGGCTTTGCGGCGATCCCGGGCAAGCCGATGCGTCTGCTGATTCAGGGCGTGGGTACGCGCTTTGACAAGCACTTCGACCGCGCCTGGGGCCGTGACGAAGCGCGCACCACCAAGCTGGTGCTGATCGGTCAGGACCTCGATGCTGCACTGCTCGAATCCACCCTGCGTACAGCGTTGAGCGTATAA
- a CDS encoding glycosyltransferase: MPATCPTRVLIIGYVWPEPRSSAAGGHMMQIIESFLQQGWQITFSSPAGIGEHKADLAALGIDEVTIELNNSSFDAFITELAPDIVLFDRFMMEEQFGWRVEKHCPQALRVLETSDLQSLRDARQQQLKARLKHDTEQDDFSSLFAPAQRETFEQMADADLAQREIAAIYRSDLNLMISEYEIDLLVEQFHVPKALLHWCPLMVDSVPEAFVPYEQRQHFLSIGNFRHAPNWDAVLWMKTHIWPLIRQQLPTAQLHVYGAYTPPKATALHNPAQGFHVLNWAEDALEVMSNARICMAPLRFGAGIKGKIADAMLCGTPNVTTPVGAEGMHGDLPWAGAIERSARGIAAAAVELYQNPEAWHQAQRNGLALLEARYLQGVHGPALVERIQACRAELEQHRRNNFTGAMLRHHQHKSTQYMSQWIEAKNRPL, from the coding sequence ATGCCTGCCACCTGCCCGACCCGCGTCCTGATCATTGGTTACGTGTGGCCCGAACCGCGCTCTTCGGCGGCAGGCGGGCACATGATGCAAATCATCGAGAGTTTTCTGCAGCAAGGCTGGCAGATCACCTTCAGCAGCCCGGCCGGGATTGGTGAACACAAGGCCGACCTCGCTGCCCTGGGTATTGATGAAGTCACCATCGAGCTCAATAACAGCAGCTTCGATGCCTTCATCACCGAACTGGCACCGGATATCGTGCTGTTTGACCGTTTCATGATGGAAGAGCAATTCGGCTGGCGCGTCGAGAAGCATTGCCCGCAAGCCTTGCGCGTACTGGAAACCTCCGACCTGCAAAGCCTGCGCGACGCCCGTCAGCAGCAACTCAAGGCACGTCTCAAGCACGACACCGAGCAGGACGATTTCAGCAGCCTGTTCGCCCCGGCCCAGCGCGAAACCTTTGAACAGATGGCCGACGCCGACCTGGCACAACGGGAGATCGCCGCGATTTATCGCAGTGACCTGAACCTGATGATTTCAGAATACGAGATCGATCTGCTGGTCGAGCAGTTCCACGTGCCCAAGGCCCTGCTGCATTGGTGCCCGCTGATGGTCGACAGCGTGCCTGAGGCGTTCGTGCCCTATGAACAGCGTCAGCATTTTCTGAGCATCGGCAATTTTCGCCACGCCCCGAACTGGGATGCCGTGCTATGGATGAAGACCCATATCTGGCCCTTGATCCGTCAGCAACTGCCCACTGCACAACTGCATGTGTACGGCGCCTACACGCCGCCCAAGGCCACTGCACTGCATAACCCGGCACAGGGTTTTCATGTCCTCAACTGGGCTGAAGATGCCCTTGAAGTGATGAGCAATGCGCGTATTTGCATGGCTCCCCTGCGTTTTGGCGCAGGCATCAAAGGCAAGATTGCCGATGCCATGCTCTGCGGCACCCCCAACGTGACTACGCCGGTGGGCGCCGAAGGCATGCACGGTGACCTGCCGTGGGCCGGTGCCATCGAGCGCAGTGCCCGCGGGATTGCGGCGGCAGCGGTCGAGCTGTACCAAAATCCCGAAGCCTGGCATCAGGCCCAGCGCAATGGCCTGGCCCTGCTTGAAGCGCGCTACCTGCAAGGCGTCCACGGCCCGGCACTGGTCGAGCGCATCCAGGCGTGCCGCGCAGAACTTGAGCAGCACCGGCGCAACAACTTCACCGGTGCCATGCTGCGTCATCACCAGCACAAAAGTACCCAATACATGTCGCAGTGGATCGAGGCCAAGAATCGCCCGCTCTGA